The proteins below are encoded in one region of Phaseolus vulgaris cultivar G19833 chromosome 1, P. vulgaris v2.0, whole genome shotgun sequence:
- the LOC137814688 gene encoding peroxidase 3-like codes for MRFFLVACLTVFCILGACQGGNLRKNFYKQTCSQAEQIVRTKIQEHVSARPDLPAKLIRMHFHDCFVRGCDGSVLLDSTATNTAEKDSIPNLSLSGFDVIDDIKKALEAKCPGTVSCADILTLAARDAVSVQFNKPMWEVLTGRRDGRVSISGEALANLPAPFFNINQLRKSFESKKLTVHDLVVLSGAHTFGVGHCNLFSNRIFNFTGKGDQDPSLNPTYANILKSKCKGLSDTTTAVEMDPNSPITFDSDYYSILLQNKGLFQSDAALLTAKVSRNIVNELVKQDKFFTEFGQSMKRMGAIEVLTDSDGEIRTKCSVVNS; via the exons ATGAGATTTTTTCTTGTAGCTTGTTTGACAGTGTTCTGTATCCTTGGGGCTTGTCAAGGTGGCAACCTTAGAAAGAATTTCTATAAGCAAACATGTTCTCAAGCCGAGCAGATTGTTAGGACCAAAATCCAGGAACATGTCTCTGCAAGGCCTGATTTGCCTGCCAAGTTGATCAGAATGCATTTTCATGACTGTTTTGTCAGG GGTTGTGATGGTTCGGTTTTGCTGGATTCCACTGCCACCAACACAGCAGAGAAGGATTCCATTCCTAACTTATCTTTGTCTGGCTTCGATGTCATTGATGACATAAAAAAAGCATTGGAGGCAAAATGTCCTGGAACTGTATCTTGTGCTGACATACTTACATTGGCTGCAAGGGATGCTGTTTCTGTCCAA TTCAACAAGCCTATGTGGGAAGTGCTTACCGGTAGAAGAGATGGGAGAGTATCCATCAGTGGTGAAGCCTTAGCCAATCTACCAGCACCTTTTTTCAACATTAATCAGCTCAGAAAAAGCTTTGAGAGTAAAAAGCTTACAGTGCACGACCTGGTTGTGTTATCAG GAGCACACACATTTGGAGTTGGTCATTGCAACTTATTCAGTAACAGGATTTTCAACTTCACCGGAAAAGGTGATCAAGATCCTTCTCTGAATCCTACTTATGCCAATATTTTGAAGTCAAAATGCAAAGGTCTCAGTGACACCACCACAGCAGTGGAGATGGATCCTAACAGCCCAATCACCTTCGACAGTGACTATTATTCGATCCTTCTTCAGAACAAGGGTTTATTCCAATCAGATGCTGCCCTTTTAACAGCCAAGGTGTCAAGAAACATTGTGAACGAATTGGTGAAACAAGACAAGTTCTTCACAGAGTTTGGGCAGTCAATGAAGAGAATGGGAGCCATTGAGGTCCTCACAGACTCAGATGGGGAAATTAGGACAAAGTGCTCTGTTGTCAACTCTTAA
- the LOC137814689 gene encoding rho GTPase-activating protein 2-like, which yields MTGQVVVTSVGGCGGGKGRRGGEEDQNPASPVALLLAALRKSMVACSVDSPDDVISAVHHPMEIGWPTNVKHVSHVTFDRFNGFLGLPLELEVHVPAPVPSASVSVFGVSAESMQCSYDSKGNSVPTILLLMQERLYSQGGLKAEGIFRINPENSEEEHLREQLNKGIVPDDIDVHCLAGLIKAWFRELPSGVLDGLSPEQVLECNTEEESVQLVKQLKPTESALLNWAIDLMADVVAEEDYNKMDARNIAMVFAPNMTQMSDPLTALMHAVQVMNLLKTLILKTLRKREETAEGGYSPMSFRSSDRQSEDDYDSQQEMDTSGDELRETKSEEEDDDDDHNDVNYSPTSEEDGEGDASSVSEIVECFLKRLDEKTKRLSEEPVGYLQEKLESPKSFSVYNLESALSFTDIKTENSCSSSSSEDDSRTTLTAEESNADTSSSSMGSTSTNDVEMIDKFTDPGSLVPLFASS from the exons ATGACGGGGCAGGTCGTGGTCACCAGCGTTGGCGGATGCGGTGGTGGGAAGGGGCGGAGAGGCGGCGAAGAGGACCAAAACCCGGCGTCGCCTGTTGCGCTTCTGTTGGCGGCGCTGAGGAAATCGATGGTGGCGTGCAGTGTGGACAGTCCCGACGATGTAATCTCCGCTGTCCATCACCCCATGGAGATCGGATGGCCCACAAACGTCAAGCATGTTAGTCATGTCACTTTCGATCGCTTCAATGGGTTTCTGGGTCTTCCTCTTGAGTTGGAGGTTCATGTCCCCGCTCCTGTTCCCAGTGCTAG TGTTAGTGTGTTTGGCGTCTCAGCAGAATCAATGCAGTGTTCCTATGATTCAAAAGGAAACAGTGTTCCCACTATTCTACTGCTAATGCAAGAGCGATTATACTCACAGGGTGGCTTAAAG GCTGAAGGTATATTTCGCATAAATCCAGAGAACAGTGAAGAGGAGCATTTAAGGGAGCAGTTGAATAAGGGTATTGTGCCTGATGACATTGATGTCCACTGCTTGGCAGGCCTAATCAAAGCATGGTTCAGAGAGCTTCCTTCAGGAGTGCTAGATGGACTTTCCCCTGAGCAAGTTCTTGAGTGCAACACAGAAGAAGAGTCTGTTCAGCTTGTGAAGCAGCTAAAACCAACTGAGTCAGCCTTGCTCAACTGGGCTATTGATCTCATGGCTGATGTTGTAGCTGAAGAGGATTACAACAAAATGGATGCAAGAAACATTGCAATGGTTTTTGCTCCAAATATGACTCAG ATGTCTGATCCATTAACTGCTCTGATGCATGCGGTCCAAGTGATGAATTTACTGAAGACCCTAATACTGAAGACACTTAGAAAACGTGAAGAAACAGCCGAAGGAGGATATTCGCCTATGTCATTTCGTTCATCTGATCGCCAATCAGAGGATGACTATGATAGTCAGCAAGAAATGGATACTAGTGGTGATGAATTGAGAGAGACCAAgtcagaagaagaagatgatgatgatgatcatAATGATGTTAACTATAGTCCTACCAGTGAAGAGGACGGGGAGGGTGATGCATCATCAGTAAGTGAGATAGTGGAATGCTTCTTGAAACGTTTGGATGAGAAAACAAAAAGATTATCGGAAGAACCTGTAGGGTATTTGCAAGAGAAGTTAGAGAGCCCCAAGAGTTTTTCTGTCTATAACTTGGAATCTGCTTTATCATTTACTGATATCAAAACTGAGAATTCCTGCTCAAGTTCCTCTTCCGAAGATGACTCAAGAACAACTCTTACTGCCGAGGAATCAAATGCTGACACAAGTAGTTCATCAATGGGAAGCACAAGCACCAATGACGTGGAGATGATCGATAAATTTACAGATCCTGGTTCTCTAGTTCCACTGTTTGCATCTAGTTAA
- the LOC137814685 gene encoding sister-chromatid cohesion protein 3 yields MEDPAPPSEASNRPPRKRGRPPKHLPKDHDADALNRDRTTQHAHRESSPDDFDEPRNKYRRTPASEGTSSVAHKPSDQTLIELIKGNGKLIPHAVKFWVERYEKDPKPAMVDLLTMLFEACGAKYYDKSDLVDETDVDEVVIALVNCAKRGAGEDYQNSKKKEIKNFKENLESFWDNLVRECQHGPLFDQVLFDKCMDYIIALSCTPPRVYRQIASLVGLRLVSSFITIANMLGAQRETTRRQLDAEKKKRTEGPRVESLNKRFSDTHERITLLEEMMRKIFTGLFVHRYRDIDPNIRMSCIESLGAWILSYPTLFLQDLYLKYLGWTLNDKNAGVRKFSIHALQNLYEVDDNVPTLGLFTERFSGRMIELADDIDVSVAVHAIGLVKQLLRHQLIPEDDLGPLYDLLNDETPEIRHAIGALVYDHLIAQNTFQSGFKDETVDTSEVHLKRMLRILEEFSQDPILSTYVIDDVWEYMAAIKDWKCIITMLLDENPSVELSDSDATNLVRLLCASVKKAVGERIVPATDNRKQYYSKAQKDVFENNKQEITVAMMKSYPLLLRKYISDKAKVSSLVEIVLHMNLEYYSLKRQEQNFKNLLQLMKDAFFKHGDKDPLRACMKAINFCCMESQGELQDFVRIKLKELEDEIIAKLKSAIKEVVDGGDEYSLLVNLKRLYELQLKRSVPIDSLYEDIVSVLRGSRNNMEDEVVGFLLLNMYFHLVWSLQSITNEEAVSGASLASLLSKRDTLLQELEYFLNLNADNKEGGKPGSELACRVCIILAETWFLFRTTNFRKTQLETLGYQPDAIMLRKFWELCQQQLNISDEAEDEDVNKEYAVETSRDNMMIAVGKLIANDVVPKEDLASEIISHFVMHGTSVTDIVKYLITVLKQKEVDLAFIFLEALKKEYHRLLVYISGSENGSSENNPLLGCKDLAAKLSGTFTGAARIKYRPEILKVVRDGIEYAFIDAPKQLSFLEEAVLHFLSKLPAPDLNEILNEVQQRAQNVNTEENPSGWRPFHTFIAYLREKCAKNEGFQDEKEGVSVRRRGRPRKRQNIPGKKLFDDQSSSEDEDSISAYELDAQDEGRRQEEDDEDALLINSIRSSSKLRSLGVSREENKAQTGNSSRATDNLSASRTSGASN; encoded by the exons ATGGAAGATCCAGCTCCACCTTCTGAAGCTTCCAATCGACCCCCTCGT AAGAGGGGCAGACCTCCCAAACACCTTCCCAAGGACCACGACGCCGACGCCCTTAACCGCGACAGGACCACCCAACACGCTCACCGAGAGAGTTCGCCCGACGATTTCGACGAGCCACGCAACAAATACAGGCGAACTCCCGCTTCGGAAGGAACCTCAAGCGTCGCGCACAAACCCTCTGACCAAACCCTAATTG AGCTGATAAAAGGAAATGGCAAGTTGATTCCTCATGCGGTCAAATTTTGGGTTGAGCGCTATGAAAAGGATCCGAAACCTGCAATGGTTGATCTCCTGACAATGCTGTTTGAG GCATGTGGAGCCAAGTATTACGATAAAAGTGATCTCGTGGATGAGACTGATGTTGATGAAGTTGTAATTGCTCTTGTCAATTGTGCTAAAAGG GGTGCAGGTGAAGATTATCAGAATtccaaaaagaaagaaattaaaaactTCAAAGAGAATCTAGAATCATTCTGGGATAATTTGGTTCGGGAATGTCAGCATGGGCCATTGTTTGATCAAGTTTTATTTGACAAGTGCATGGACTATATCATTGCATTGTCATG CACCCCTCCAAGAGTTTACCGTCAAATTGCATCGTTGGTGGGTCTTAGGCTGGTCTCATCATTCATAACCATCGCTAATATGCTTGGTGCTCAGAGAGAGACTACTCGTAGACAGTTGGATgctgagaaaaagaaaagaactgAGGGGCCTCGAGTTGAGTCGCTAAATAAAAGGTTTTCTGATACTCATGAGAGAATAACATTGTTGGAGGAGATGATGCGCAAGATATTTACTGG GTTATTTGTGCACCGCTACAGAGACATTGACCCAAATATTAGAATGTCATGCATTGAATCATTGGGTGCATGGATCCTTTCATACCCAACACTTTTTCTGCAGGATTTGTACTTGAAATATCTTGGATGGACGCTAAATGACAAA AATGCTGGTGTAAGAAAGTTTTCTATACACGCCCTGCAAAATCTTTATGAGGTGGATGATAATGTACCAACCCTTGGCTTATTTACTGAAAGATTTTCGGGCCGTATGATTGAGCTTGCTGATGACATTGATGTTTCTGTGGCTGTTCATGCCATAGGTCTTGTTAAGCAACTACTAAG ACATCAACTTATTCCTGAAGATGACTTGGGTCCTTTGTATGATTTGTTGAATGATGAGACCCCAGAAATCAGGCATGCCATAGGAGCATTAGTGTATGATCACTTAATTGCTCAAAATACCTTCCAATCAGGATTTAAAG ATGAAACTGTCGATACCTCTGAGGTCCATCTAAAGAGAATGTTGCGAATTCTGGAGGAGTTCTCCCAAGATCCTATTTTGAGTACTTACGTAATTGATGATGTGTGGGAATACATGGCCGCCATAAAG GATTGGAAGTGCATTATAACAATGCTGCTCGATGAAAATCCATCAGTAGAGCTCTCTGACAGTGATGCAACAAACTTGGTGCGGCTCCTGTGTGCATCTGTGAAGAAAGCTGTTGGAGAGAGGATTGTTCCTGCTACGGATAACAGAAAGCAATACTACAGCAAAGCCCAAAAG GATGTATTTGAAAATAACAAACAGGAAATAACTGTTGCTATGATGAAGTCATACCCATTACTCTTGCGAAAGTACATTTCAGATAAAGCAAAAGTGTCATCACTCGTTGAGATTGTTTTACATATGAACCTTGAATATTATTCCTTGAAGAGGCAGGAACAG AATTTCAAAAATTTACTCCAGCTCATGAAAGATGCATTTTTTAAGCATGGTGACAAGGACCCTCTTAGGGCTTGTATGAAGGCAATTAATTTTTGTTGCATGGAAAGTCAAGGGGAATTGCAAGATTTTGTTCGTATTAAATTAAAGGAACTTGAAGATGAAATAATTGCTAAGCTGAAATCTGCGATTAAGGAAGTAGTG GATGGTGGTGATGAGTATTCTCTTCTTGTAAACTTGAAAAGGTTGTATGAACTGCAACTGAAAAGATCTGTGCCTATTGATAGCCTGTATGAAGACATTGTCAGTGTACTACGTGGTTCTAGGAATAATATGGAGGATGAG GTTGTTGGTTTCCTGCTTCTGAACATGTATTTCCATCTGGTTTGGAGTCTACAGTCTATAACAAATGAAGAAGCTGTTTCTGGCGCATCCTTAGCTTCTCTTTTGTCTAAGCGTGATACCTTGTTGCAAGAACTTGAGTACTTTCTCAACTTGAATGCTGACAACAAGGAAGGGGGTAAACCTGGAAGTGAACTTGCTTGCAGA GTATGCATCATACTTGCAGAAACATGGTTCTTATTCAGGACAACAAATTTCAGAAAGACACAGCTGGAAACACTAGGATATCAGCCAGATGCAATTATGCTTCGGAAGTTTTGGGAACTTTGCCAACAACAGCTTAATATTTCAG ATGAGGCAGAAGATGAAGATGTTAATAAAGAGTATGCTGTGGAGACAAGTAGAGATAATATGATGATTGCTGTTGGAAAGCTGATTGCTAATGATGTTGTTCCAAAG GAGGATCTTGCTTCTGAGATTATTTCTCATTTTGTGATGCATGGGACTAGTGTGACTGATATTGTAAAGTATCTGATCACAGTTTTGAAGCAAAAAGAAGTTGATTTGGCTTTCATTTTTCTGGAAGCACTTAAAAAG GAATACCATCGCCTTCTGGTCTATATCTCTGGTAGTGAAAATGGTTCTTCAGAAAACAATCCTTTATTAGGATGTAAAGATCTGGCTGCTAAGCTTTCTGGAACATTTACTGGTGCTGCCCGGATCAAATACAGGCCTGAAATTTTAAAAGTTGTCAGGGATGGCATTGAATATGCTTTTATAGATGCTCCAAAACAATTGTCATTTCTTGAAGAGGCAGTGCTTCATTTTTTGTCAAAACTCCCTGCTCCAGATTTAAATGAAat ATTGAATGAGGTTCAACAAAGAGCACAAAATGTCAATACAGAGGAAAATCCCAGTGGATGGCGTCCCTTCCACACATTTATTGCCTACTTACGAGAAAAATGTGCGAAGAATGAGGGATTTCAAG ATGAAAAAGAAGGGGTTTCGGTTAGGCGCAGGGGCCGGCCACGAAAGAGGCAAAACATACCAGGAAAGAAGCTTTTTGATGACCAGAGTTCAAGTGAAGACGAGGATTCCATTAGTGCATATGAACTAGATGCACAAGATGAAGGGAGAAGACAGGAGGAGGATGATGAAGATGCTCTATTGATAAATTCAATCAGATCATCATCCAAGCTAAGGTCTCTTGGAGTTTCAAGGGAGGAAAACAAAGCTCAGACAGGGAATTCTAGTAGAGCTACCGATAATTTATCTGCTTCGAGAACATCAG GCGCATCAAACTAG